One region of Sulfurisphaera ohwakuensis genomic DNA includes:
- a CDS encoding endonuclease III domain-containing protein — MCNPKELLNKLSNVYSIDPKDFVAYYVCKNTSDVFKTFVATILSQNSTDKATYVAYNNLENKIGVTVDKILSISEDELKEVIKIVGLSNSKARYIKNIALFFKRNKIDELTRLPCDKLRELFLTVDGIGEKTADVVLVNCFKCKFFPVDTHIKRVMSRLGILGSKPQYKEIANFFISSLNEDELLEAHQLIILHGRKTCTAKKPLCDKCVINYCCEYFSRMGKH; from the coding sequence GTGTGTAACCCAAAAGAACTTTTAAATAAATTATCTAATGTTTATTCTATAGACCCAAAGGATTTTGTAGCATACTATGTGTGTAAAAACACAAGTGATGTGTTTAAAACATTTGTTGCCACAATTCTCTCACAGAATTCTACTGATAAAGCAACATATGTTGCATATAATAATCTTGAAAATAAAATTGGAGTTACGGTTGATAAGATTTTAAGCATAAGTGAAGATGAACTTAAGGAAGTTATCAAGATTGTAGGTCTTTCCAATTCAAAAGCAAGGTATATAAAGAATATAGCATTATTTTTCAAAAGAAATAAAATAGATGAGCTTACAAGACTTCCTTGCGATAAATTAAGGGAATTATTTCTTACTGTAGACGGAATTGGTGAAAAAACCGCTGATGTTGTTCTGGTAAATTGTTTTAAATGTAAGTTTTTCCCAGTGGATACACATATAAAAAGAGTTATGAGCCGTCTAGGTATTTTAGGGTCAAAACCACAATATAAGGAAATTGCCAATTTCTTTATTTCATCACTTAATGAAGATGAATTGCTAGAAGCACATCAATTGATAATACTTCACGGAAGAAAAACTTGCACTGCAAAAAAACCTTTATGCGATAAATGTGTAATAAATTATTGCTGTGAATATTTCTCTCGAATGGGTAAGCACTAA
- a CDS encoding ParB N-terminal domain-containing protein, producing the protein MNISLEWVSTKDLLPHEDIIPSIVEENVLNIKKKQKIVPIIVDTNTNLILDGHHRYYAFIKLGIRKIPVYYVDYRSSNIIVNTWYRLIYPPLLLSLNVNGEYCVTDKGTKILCDNSLYKLYWRQNMLEQILIKNGYKIIKNFKEGLYIPPLEKEYVISIALKGLRFPPKSTRHEYKFYIAKEEIGINEY; encoded by the coding sequence GTGAATATTTCTCTCGAATGGGTAAGCACTAAGGATTTATTACCTCATGAAGATATCATACCCTCTATAGTAGAAGAAAATGTTTTAAATATAAAGAAAAAACAAAAAATTGTTCCTATAATAGTAGATACCAATACTAATCTTATATTAGACGGTCATCATAGGTATTATGCTTTTATAAAATTAGGAATAAGGAAAATTCCTGTATACTATGTAGATTATAGGAGTAGTAATATAATTGTAAATACATGGTATAGGTTAATTTACCCTCCACTGCTGTTATCCTTAAATGTAAATGGAGAGTATTGTGTAACAGATAAAGGAACTAAAATTTTGTGTGATAATTCGCTTTATAAACTATACTGGCGACAAAATATGTTAGAGCAAATTCTAATAAAAAATGGTTATAAGATTATAAAAAATTTTAAAGAAGGATTATATATTCCTCCTTTAGAAAAAGAATACGTTATTAGTATTGCTCTAAAAGGATTGAGATTTCCACCAAAATCAACTAGGCACGAGTATAAATTTTATATAGCTAAAGAAGAAATTGGGATTAATGAATATTAG
- a CDS encoding glycosyltransferase: MNISWLLQFLIFLYPALFVTYQMYLYRIANNTINSDHIEIKNYPFLSIIVPTKGEKISIIQGLIKNISELIWDKDKMEVIIVSDDTEEYFEEIKSKLIIPEGLKVYLYRREKKLGYKSGALLYGYERSKGELILTIDVDSRLQKDALVKAYSRMITNNCDAVALQWVGYSENTYSKLAKGIMASTFFASKALFEGKEKIHLTVFPVGSGTLFRRDALESVGGWDYKIIQDDLEIGTRLINKNKKICSSGVPIYIEVPDNFFSFYIQQTRWAMGTGEVIRNRLRYIITAKVGLLKKIDMIFHLLQYTPILFTFIGSVILVVLAPFINYDPLKTPLFLFWGIILGLYAYIIYEVAIKLGFRRRDAIFSLGRVSGFTVAISPFIFYYFLKGLLSNRKTYIITPKGGNKISKQYRTIIIIGLLGIIYTLAVIIYLLHHNYFTSLWLAYYSSGFLYTLLTFNKEL, from the coding sequence ATGAATATTAGTTGGTTACTTCAGTTTTTAATATTTCTTTACCCAGCATTATTTGTTACGTATCAAATGTATTTGTATAGGATTGCTAATAATACTATTAATTCAGATCATATAGAAATTAAAAATTATCCCTTCTTATCTATTATTGTTCCTACAAAAGGCGAAAAAATATCTATTATTCAAGGCTTGATAAAAAATATCTCGGAATTAATATGGGATAAAGACAAAATGGAAGTAATTATTGTTTCCGATGATACAGAAGAATATTTTGAAGAAATAAAGAGCAAGCTTATTATTCCAGAAGGTTTAAAAGTATATTTATATAGAAGAGAAAAGAAGCTGGGTTATAAGAGCGGTGCTTTATTATATGGATATGAGAGGTCTAAGGGTGAGTTAATATTAACTATTGATGTAGATTCCAGGTTACAGAAAGATGCACTTGTAAAAGCTTATTCTAGAATGATAACTAATAACTGTGATGCTGTAGCTCTACAATGGGTAGGGTATTCAGAGAATACTTATTCTAAACTAGCTAAGGGCATAATGGCTTCTACTTTTTTTGCTAGTAAAGCTCTCTTTGAAGGTAAAGAGAAGATTCACTTAACTGTTTTCCCAGTAGGTAGTGGTACACTGTTTAGAAGGGATGCATTAGAAAGTGTTGGAGGATGGGACTATAAAATAATTCAAGATGACCTAGAAATAGGTACAAGATTAATAAATAAAAATAAAAAAATATGTTCTTCTGGTGTGCCAATTTATATTGAAGTGCCTGACAATTTCTTTTCATTCTATATTCAGCAAACAAGATGGGCTATGGGTACTGGGGAAGTTATTAGAAATAGGTTAAGATATATAATAACAGCGAAAGTTGGCTTACTAAAAAAAATAGATATGATATTTCATTTATTACAATATACTCCGATTCTCTTTACATTTATAGGATCAGTGATATTAGTAGTATTAGCTCCTTTTATTAATTATGATCCTTTAAAAACTCCATTATTTCTATTTTGGGGCATTATATTAGGTTTATATGCATATATAATTTATGAGGTTGCCATAAAATTAGGTTTTAGGAGAAGAGACGCTATATTCTCGTTAGGTAGGGTATCTGGATTTACAGTAGCAATCTCACCATTTATATTCTATTATTTTCTAAAAGGTTTATTAAGCAATAGAAAAACCTATATTATTACACCAAAAGGTGGAAATAAAATAAGCAAGCAATATAGGACGATAATTATTATAGGGCTTCTAGGGATTATATATACCCTTGCTGTTATAATATATTTGTTACACCATAACTATTTTACCTCTTTATGGTTAGCCTACTATTCTTCCGGTTTCTTGTATACTTTATTAACTTTTAACAAGGAATTATGA
- a CDS encoding ATP-dependent helicase, translating into MNYTNYFTDDEILSMLTFQVARWFKEKYKTFTPPQRGAIPLIKMNKNVLVSSPTGSGKTLAAFLGILDTLIDLGYKNQLEDKIYAIYISPLRALNNDMKRNLFEPLQELKEKNPDLPEIRIAVRTSDTSSYEKQKMLRNPPHILITTPESFGISLVSPKFREKLSDAKWIIVDEIHELANSKRGAYLMGMLELYQALVAKNELVRIGLSATVSPLDEVAKFLVGKDREYNIVDARFVKPIDIRVISPVKDLVHATEEEVSQGIYSYLVEEIKKHKTTLIFTNTRSAAERVSYKLRKIFETEKIFDSDLVAAHHSSLSRDVRLEVEEKLKRGELKVVVSSTSLELGIDIGYIDLVILLSSPKSVSRLLQRIGRAGHNIRNISKGRIVVVDRDDLVECTVLAKLARDRKIDKIHIPMKPLDVLSQLIVAASLITPINKEELFRIITRAYNYHNLDYKEFDSVLSYLQGSYELEAKNVYSKIRVENNVIKPKRGSRMIFFLNSGTIPDEANIAVKTEDGKYVGNLEEDFAEILIPGDIFVLSGKTYEFIRSEGNLAIVRSVEGQKPTVPSWFSEMLPLAYDSALEVGKFRGFVANLIEKGIDEKEAIEIIAKEYEISKNAAWSIYEYVLEEYLFTNGIVPTAKLILIEIYDDEENRRNFIFHALYGRRALDALSRAVAFVVSEELNLDVRISITDNGFIITIPKIIDYDIKGVLYKLDPDEMYDILSKVILRTEMIKKRFRHCAERSFMLLRRYKGKETSIDRRQLNSEILLNVVKEYEGFPVLKETIREILEDYMDIEKAIEIVKKVREGEIDIKVIGPNKIPSPFAHNIILKEHSDVVLAEEKRDLLRKLHDKVIEFLRNKGINIDLKYTEI; encoded by the coding sequence ATTAATTATACAAATTACTTTACCGATGATGAAATACTAAGTATGTTAACGTTTCAAGTAGCACGTTGGTTTAAAGAGAAATATAAGACCTTTACTCCTCCTCAGCGTGGTGCTATACCCTTAATAAAGATGAATAAAAATGTCTTGGTATCTAGCCCTACTGGTAGTGGTAAGACGCTCGCAGCATTTCTTGGAATACTAGATACATTAATAGATTTGGGATATAAGAATCAATTAGAAGACAAAATTTATGCTATTTACATATCCCCTTTAAGGGCTCTTAATAATGATATGAAAAGAAATCTATTCGAACCTTTACAAGAACTAAAAGAGAAAAACCCAGATTTACCCGAAATAAGAATTGCTGTAAGGACTAGTGATACTTCTTCCTATGAAAAGCAAAAAATGTTACGAAATCCTCCTCACATTCTGATTACAACTCCAGAATCGTTTGGGATTTCCCTTGTTTCCCCAAAATTTAGAGAGAAACTTAGTGATGCAAAATGGATTATAGTTGATGAGATTCATGAATTGGCTAATAGTAAACGAGGAGCTTATTTGATGGGTATGTTAGAATTATATCAGGCCCTAGTTGCAAAAAATGAGTTAGTAAGAATAGGCTTAAGTGCTACAGTATCTCCTTTAGATGAGGTAGCAAAGTTCTTAGTTGGTAAAGATAGAGAATATAATATAGTAGACGCACGATTTGTAAAACCTATAGATATTAGAGTAATTTCGCCAGTGAAAGATTTAGTTCATGCAACAGAAGAAGAAGTAAGTCAAGGAATATATTCATACTTGGTAGAAGAAATAAAAAAACATAAAACAACTTTGATTTTCACTAATACAAGAAGTGCGGCTGAAAGAGTATCGTATAAATTAAGGAAAATTTTTGAAACCGAGAAGATTTTTGACAGTGATTTAGTAGCAGCACATCACAGTAGTCTTAGTAGGGATGTAAGATTAGAAGTAGAGGAAAAGTTAAAAAGGGGAGAGTTAAAGGTAGTCGTATCATCTACTAGCCTAGAGTTAGGAATCGATATAGGATACATTGATCTAGTTATTCTTCTTAGTAGCCCAAAAAGTGTAAGTAGATTGCTACAAAGAATTGGAAGAGCTGGGCATAATATAAGGAATATAAGTAAAGGTAGAATTGTTGTTGTAGATAGGGACGATTTAGTAGAATGTACAGTTTTAGCTAAGTTGGCTAGGGACAGAAAGATAGATAAGATTCATATCCCAATGAAGCCTTTAGATGTTTTGTCTCAGCTTATAGTTGCTGCTTCTTTAATTACTCCAATTAACAAGGAAGAATTATTCAGAATTATAACTAGGGCTTATAATTATCATAACTTAGATTATAAAGAGTTTGATTCTGTCTTGTCGTATTTACAAGGTAGTTATGAGCTAGAAGCTAAAAATGTCTACTCTAAGATTAGAGTTGAAAATAACGTAATTAAGCCTAAAAGAGGATCCAGAATGATATTCTTTTTAAATAGTGGTACTATTCCAGATGAAGCAAATATAGCAGTAAAGACAGAAGATGGAAAATACGTAGGCAATTTGGAAGAGGACTTCGCTGAAATTCTAATTCCAGGTGACATATTTGTATTATCAGGGAAGACTTATGAGTTTATTAGAAGTGAAGGTAACCTAGCAATTGTTAGAAGTGTTGAAGGTCAAAAGCCAACGGTTCCAAGTTGGTTCTCAGAAATGCTTCCCTTAGCTTACGATTCTGCATTAGAGGTTGGAAAGTTTAGGGGCTTTGTGGCTAATTTGATTGAAAAAGGTATTGATGAGAAAGAAGCTATTGAGATTATAGCAAAGGAATATGAAATTAGCAAAAATGCAGCTTGGTCTATATATGAGTATGTATTAGAAGAGTACTTATTTACAAATGGTATTGTTCCTACTGCTAAATTAATTTTAATAGAAATATACGATGATGAAGAGAATAGGAGAAATTTTATATTTCATGCTCTATATGGTAGAAGAGCTCTTGACGCATTATCTAGGGCAGTAGCTTTCGTAGTTAGTGAAGAATTAAATTTAGATGTAAGAATATCTATTACCGATAATGGTTTTATTATAACTATACCTAAAATTATAGATTATGACATTAAAGGTGTATTATATAAGTTAGACCCTGATGAAATGTATGATATATTATCTAAAGTTATATTAAGAACAGAAATGATAAAGAAAAGATTCAGACATTGCGCCGAAAGGTCCTTTATGCTTTTAAGACGTTATAAGGGAAAGGAAACCAGTATTGATAGAAGACAACTTAATTCAGAGATTTTACTAAATGTAGTCAAGGAATATGAAGGGTTTCCAGTATTGAAAGAAACAATAAGAGAAATATTAGAAGATTATATGGATATAGAAAAAGCTATAGAGATAGTTAAAAAAGTGAGAGAAGGAGAGATAGATATAAAGGTTATAGGTCCTAATAAAATTCCTAGTCCATTTGCTCATAACATTATCTTGAAAGAGCACTCTGATGTTGTGTTAGCTGAAGAAAAAAGAGACTTACTGAGAAAGTTGCATGATAAGGTTATTGAATTCTTGAGGAATAAGGGAATTAATATCGATCTCAAATATACTGAAATTTGA
- a CDS encoding CBS domain-containing protein, whose amino-acid sequence MQNLSSTQREILLALVDLYNRYKRMIKSKEVADVIGKDEGTVRNIILSLKVLGLIESKPGPNGGYVPTLKAYESIKNPIITPVFDQISLYKDGLETDIKISNIELLDITNPSGNKVLLRVNGDLRKLKVGDSIKIGPIPYTRLVIEGVVIHIDDTRKELIADVTRMISIPKVQIKSLISKKLVALKPDMTLKEASQIFYKEGIRGAPVLDNEGKTLGILTTADIIKAFFEGKYDAKVSDYMKTNVISIRDEDDILTAIKKMLIYNVGRLLVYNQDQKVIGIVTRTDILKTIAGLEELITP is encoded by the coding sequence ATGCAGAATCTATCATCTACTCAGAGGGAAATACTTCTAGCATTAGTAGACCTATATAACAGATATAAAAGGATGATAAAAAGCAAAGAAGTTGCTGACGTTATTGGAAAGGATGAGGGAACAGTTAGAAACATAATTCTTAGCCTTAAAGTCTTAGGCTTAATAGAATCTAAACCGGGTCCTAATGGTGGTTACGTTCCTACCTTAAAAGCTTATGAGTCTATCAAAAATCCAATTATTACACCGGTATTTGATCAAATAAGTTTATATAAGGATGGACTAGAAACGGACATAAAAATTAGTAATATTGAACTTCTTGATATTACAAACCCTTCTGGGAATAAAGTGCTTTTAAGAGTAAACGGTGACTTAAGAAAATTAAAAGTGGGAGATTCTATAAAGATCGGTCCTATTCCCTACACTAGACTTGTAATAGAAGGAGTTGTTATACATATTGATGATACAAGAAAAGAATTAATCGCAGACGTAACCAGAATGATTAGTATACCAAAAGTTCAGATAAAAAGTTTGATTTCAAAGAAATTAGTAGCCCTAAAACCGGATATGACTTTAAAAGAAGCGTCTCAAATATTCTACAAGGAAGGAATCAGAGGAGCACCAGTACTTGACAATGAAGGAAAAACATTAGGAATCTTAACTACGGCTGATATAATCAAGGCTTTCTTTGAAGGAAAATATGATGCGAAAGTAAGTGATTACATGAAAACTAATGTTATTAGTATAAGAGACGAAGACGATATTTTAACTGCAATAAAGAAAATGTTAATATATAATGTGGGTAGACTTCTAGTATATAATCAAGATCAGAAAGTTATAGGAATAGTGACTAGAACTGATATACTTAAGACGATAGCGGGTTTAGAGGAGTTGATAACTCCTTGA
- a CDS encoding DUF2192 domain-containing protein: MVKEIYKERVKVLTDLWSKILQDENLARGDVIELLKESYEEKGIKPIRGFKAEDLYEKELISLYVVGKDGLGLFDDYRDVFNRLFSFEINYDDALKLILENKPLDAYEKLDRDKGNVAKSLRLAFIETVFSFKPEEILFNAIRNLNNTALDDLKHTAVSFSRFYTAFKIAEGIAEKSIRDKMSLEVMKKVIAINIGIKYPLPRQEYISLIASEVFNINQKILKRIFS; the protein is encoded by the coding sequence ATGGTTAAAGAGATTTACAAAGAACGCGTCAAAGTACTCACCGATCTTTGGAGCAAAATATTGCAAGATGAAAATTTAGCTAGGGGCGATGTTATTGAGCTACTTAAGGAGTCTTATGAGGAAAAAGGTATAAAACCTATAAGAGGTTTTAAAGCAGAAGATCTATATGAGAAAGAATTAATTAGCCTATATGTCGTAGGAAAAGACGGATTAGGACTATTTGATGATTATAGAGACGTTTTTAATAGACTCTTTAGTTTTGAAATAAACTATGATGATGCCCTAAAACTTATACTAGAAAATAAACCTTTAGACGCTTACGAAAAACTTGATAGAGACAAAGGCAATGTTGCGAAGTCTCTGAGGCTAGCATTTATTGAAACAGTGTTTTCATTTAAGCCCGAGGAAATCTTGTTTAATGCAATAAGGAATCTAAATAATACAGCTTTAGATGACTTAAAGCATACTGCAGTTAGCTTCTCAAGATTTTATACCGCTTTTAAAATAGCTGAAGGAATAGCAGAAAAAAGTATAAGAGATAAAATGTCATTAGAAGTTATGAAAAAAGTAATAGCTATAAACATTGGAATAAAATATCCTTTACCAAGGCAAGAATATATTAGTTTGATAGCTTCAGAAGTATTTAACATTAATCAAAAAATTCTAAAAAGAATATTTTCTTAG
- a CDS encoding helix-turn-helix domain-containing protein: MRIVHNLSKDARERIISLLLEKRSKKELAEELGISPSAITKFLNGLTHPSDETIERAIEIADEEEKERIYEIIIEDIVESLEEFIKNNYFNSEKIKNIIIRSF, translated from the coding sequence ATGCGAATTGTACATAATCTTAGTAAGGATGCTAGAGAGAGAATAATAAGTCTTTTACTAGAAAAGAGAAGTAAAAAAGAGTTGGCAGAAGAGTTAGGCATATCGCCCTCTGCTATAACCAAATTTTTAAATGGATTAACGCATCCAAGTGATGAAACTATAGAGAGAGCAATAGAAATAGCTGATGAGGAGGAAAAAGAAAGAATATACGAGATAATAATCGAAGATATAGTGGAAAGTCTTGAGGAATTCATAAAAAATAATTATTTTAATAGTGAAAAAATTAAAAACATCATAATTAGATCTTTTTAG
- a CDS encoding zinc-binding alcohol dehydrogenase family protein: protein MNAIVFDLGITMKDIVEKPIKNDFLLVSPIKVLISGIENSIYTGLLWIHPGTILGSTGIVKIDTVGLDVDTQLEGKHAIVLPYSKKYGGIGTEIDGILVEKAVIPDDSIVPLPPDYIEKFVLYPFVSIGLQLRKITRGENVLIIGDGLTGLISAQMLVGYANKISMFRDDAYKVKIYGVEEVKEIDNAKWEVILITTMRSWPRAVLRSLPINAVIIMPKFMNTWPALSPNNIKLIEPAKINGVFEYIENEISDKFFNELIGISDDLFSSIPTSKPGIIINVEKLFKKI from the coding sequence ATGAATGCAATAGTATTTGATTTAGGTATTACAATGAAAGATATCGTTGAAAAGCCTATTAAAAATGATTTCTTACTAGTATCTCCCATAAAGGTATTAATATCTGGAATAGAAAACTCAATTTATACTGGGTTACTTTGGATACATCCTGGAACAATATTAGGAAGTACTGGGATTGTAAAAATTGACACAGTAGGTTTAGATGTCGACACTCAATTGGAAGGAAAACATGCTATTGTTTTACCTTATTCAAAAAAATACGGTGGGATTGGGACAGAAATCGATGGTATATTAGTTGAGAAAGCTGTTATTCCAGATGATTCAATAGTACCTCTTCCGCCAGATTATATAGAAAAATTCGTTTTATATCCTTTCGTTAGTATCGGATTACAGCTAAGGAAAATAACAAGAGGTGAAAATGTTCTAATTATAGGTGATGGGTTAACGGGGTTAATTTCTGCACAGATGCTTGTAGGTTATGCAAATAAAATTAGTATGTTTAGGGACGATGCTTATAAAGTAAAGATTTATGGAGTTGAAGAAGTCAAAGAAATCGATAATGCGAAATGGGAAGTGATATTAATTACAACTATGAGGAGCTGGCCAAGGGCTGTATTAAGATCTTTACCTATTAATGCTGTAATTATAATGCCTAAGTTTATGAATACTTGGCCTGCTCTGAGTCCTAATAATATAAAACTGATAGAACCTGCAAAAATTAATGGAGTTTTCGAATATATAGAAAATGAAATTAGTGATAAATTCTTTAATGAACTTATTGGGATATCTGATGATCTATTCTCTTCAATTCCCACGTCAAAACCTGGAATTATAATAAATGTAGAAAAATTATTTAAGAAAATCTAG
- a CDS encoding PLP-dependent aminotransferase family protein codes for MFERFLSKDVSNLRSSEIRDLLKLTEGKKVISLAGGLPDPTTFPVEEIRKITDDVLREKPDRALQYSTTSGITEFKKELVNLSRYRGISGINENNTFVTVGSQEALFMIFNLLVDPGDTVIVEMPTYLAALNILRARKPNFIGVHLTQNGPDLDELERKVKESISNGKKPKLMYVIPTAQNPGGTTMSLDDRKRLLEIAQKYDFLLIEDDAYGFLVFDGEAPPPLISLDKEGRVIYTSTFSKILAPGLRLGWVVAQEEFIREMELYKQNIDLHTPTLTQMIAMEAIKRGVIQNQLPLIRRVYREKRDVMLAAIEKYFPKEARWSRPVGGMFVFAWLPEKVDTVKMLEESMRRGVAYVPGSSFYHDYSGRNTMRLNFSYPTKQELEEGIKILGNTILDFLK; via the coding sequence ATGTTCGAAAGATTTCTTTCAAAAGACGTATCAAATTTAAGGTCGTCAGAAATTAGAGATTTATTAAAACTGACTGAAGGAAAAAAAGTTATTAGTTTAGCTGGCGGTTTACCAGATCCTACTACTTTTCCCGTTGAAGAGATTAGAAAAATAACTGACGATGTACTCAGAGAAAAACCTGATAGAGCCCTACAATATTCAACAACGTCTGGGATAACTGAGTTCAAAAAAGAGCTTGTTAACCTATCAAGATACAGAGGAATAAGCGGTATAAATGAAAATAATACATTCGTAACTGTAGGAAGCCAAGAAGCCTTATTTATGATATTTAATCTCCTAGTAGACCCGGGAGATACTGTAATCGTGGAAATGCCCACATATCTTGCTGCACTTAATATTCTTAGAGCGAGAAAACCCAATTTCATTGGCGTCCATCTTACACAAAATGGTCCAGACCTTGATGAATTAGAGAGAAAAGTAAAAGAGAGCATAAGTAATGGCAAAAAACCGAAGCTAATGTATGTTATACCTACAGCTCAAAACCCTGGAGGAACAACAATGAGTTTAGATGATAGGAAAAGACTTCTTGAAATAGCTCAGAAATACGACTTTTTACTTATAGAAGATGATGCTTATGGCTTTTTAGTTTTTGACGGAGAAGCACCACCACCACTTATAAGTTTAGATAAAGAAGGAAGAGTAATATATACATCTACATTCAGTAAAATTTTAGCGCCAGGTTTAAGATTAGGATGGGTTGTAGCACAAGAAGAGTTTATAAGAGAAATGGAGTTATACAAGCAGAATATAGATTTGCATACTCCTACACTTACTCAAATGATAGCAATGGAGGCAATAAAAAGAGGAGTTATACAAAATCAGTTACCATTGATCAGAAGAGTATATAGAGAAAAAAGAGATGTAATGCTAGCAGCAATAGAGAAATACTTCCCGAAAGAAGCTAGGTGGAGCAGACCAGTTGGAGGAATGTTTGTTTTCGCCTGGTTACCAGAAAAAGTAGATACAGTAAAGATGTTAGAGGAAAGCATGAGAAGAGGAGTAGCCTATGTTCCTGGATCTAGTTTCTACCATGATTATTCTGGGAGGAATACTATGAGATTAAACTTCAGCTATCCTACTAAACAAGAACTAGAAGAAGGTATAAAAATTCTAGGAAATACTATACTAGATTTTCTTAAATAA
- a CDS encoding nicotinamide mononucleotide deamidase-related protein — protein sequence MEIWYAEIINIGNEILTGRTINTNASHIARRLTSLGYTVRRITVVRDEIEEIVSAFREAINRRPRIIISTGGLGPTYDDKTNEGLAKALNIELELNEIAYKMLLEKYSKLNIEITEERKKMAIMPKGSIPVENNAGVAPGILIVYQGITILATPGVPKEMEDVLENFIKKYLKDRPSVKYLETSFLLEGVMESTIAPYVKQLVKKYDLYIKTHPKGQELSKPILEIQIAGSSENEAEIKERIQKALEELKEIGVKLGGTIIQS from the coding sequence GTGGAGATTTGGTACGCTGAGATAATAAACATTGGAAATGAGATTCTTACTGGAAGAACAATTAATACTAATGCTTCTCACATAGCAAGGAGATTAACGTCATTAGGATATACCGTAAGAAGAATAACGGTAGTTAGAGATGAAATTGAGGAAATAGTTTCCGCTTTCAGAGAAGCTATTAATAGAAGACCCAGAATTATTATATCTACTGGTGGTTTAGGTCCCACTTATGATGATAAAACTAATGAAGGTTTAGCTAAGGCATTAAATATAGAGTTAGAATTAAATGAAATTGCTTACAAAATGTTATTAGAAAAATATTCCAAACTTAACATAGAAATAACTGAAGAAAGAAAGAAAATGGCAATAATGCCTAAAGGTTCAATCCCAGTAGAAAATAATGCTGGTGTAGCTCCAGGGATACTTATTGTCTATCAAGGTATAACTATTTTAGCCACACCAGGAGTACCTAAAGAAATGGAAGATGTACTGGAAAATTTCATTAAAAAATATCTGAAAGATAGACCTAGTGTTAAGTATTTAGAAACGAGTTTTCTTTTAGAAGGTGTAATGGAGTCGACTATTGCTCCATATGTGAAACAGCTTGTTAAGAAATATGATTTATATATAAAAACTCATCCTAAGGGACAAGAATTATCAAAGCCAATTCTTGAAATTCAAATAGCCGGCAGTTCAGAAAATGAAGCAGAAATAAAAGAAAGAATTCAAAAAGCATTAGAGGAATTAAAAGAAATAGGGGTTAAACTAGGTGGAACAATTATACAAAGTTAA